A stretch of Pseudomonas sp. LS.1a DNA encodes these proteins:
- a CDS encoding RNA polymerase sigma factor encodes MTEADAESGGGRARFVQVFLAQRARMEALVSRRVGCRATASDLVQELFLRFWRRPEVKVEALDTYLLRCAGNLAIDHLRSEGSRERAAEAVLPVDAAAMAQAPEQAVEVDHDLQRIEAALRALPERTRQIFLLNRIHGCKYGEIAKAMQLSQSAVEKHMMRALEACKASVAEPASTPRRPGSARR; translated from the coding sequence ATGACCGAGGCGGATGCCGAAAGCGGCGGCGGGCGTGCGCGCTTCGTCCAGGTGTTCCTGGCCCAGCGGGCACGCATGGAGGCACTGGTGAGCCGCCGGGTCGGCTGCCGGGCCACGGCATCGGACCTGGTCCAGGAGCTGTTCCTGCGCTTCTGGCGCCGCCCTGAGGTCAAGGTCGAGGCGCTGGACACCTACCTGCTGCGTTGCGCCGGCAACCTGGCCATCGACCACCTGCGCAGCGAAGGCAGCCGTGAACGTGCGGCCGAAGCTGTGTTGCCGGTGGATGCAGCGGCCATGGCCCAGGCGCCGGAGCAGGCCGTGGAGGTCGACCACGACTTGCAGCGCATCGAAGCTGCCTTGCGTGCCTTGCCTGAACGCACCCGGCAGATCTTCCTGCTCAACCGCATCCACGGCTGCAAGTACGGCGAGATCGCCAAGGCCATGCAACTGTCCCAGAGTGCTGTGGAAAAGCATATGATGCGCGCCCTCGAAGCGTGCAAGGCGAGTGTTGCCGAGCCCGCGTCCACCCCACGCCGGCCAGGGAGTGCCCGTCGATGA
- a CDS encoding YebG family protein, which produces MAVEVVYRSSRDPERLFMDKAEADRHDKMLELAERLAEVLHKAVPSLTEQQVEEAGIYMARNRDVFARAFKSQPDALAELLEAPAAE; this is translated from the coding sequence ATGGCCGTCGAAGTGGTGTACCGCAGCAGCCGCGACCCGGAGCGCTTGTTCATGGATAAGGCCGAAGCAGACCGTCACGACAAGATGCTCGAACTGGCCGAGCGCCTGGCCGAAGTACTGCACAAGGCTGTACCCTCGCTGACCGAGCAGCAGGTCGAGGAAGCCGGTATCTACATGGCCAGGAACCGCGATGTGTTCGCAAGGGCGTTCAAGAGCCAGCCGGATGCGTTGGCCGAGTTGCTCGAAGCGCCAGCGGCCGAGTAA
- a CDS encoding HPF/RaiA family ribosome-associated protein, with protein sequence MQIQVNSSNHFEGNARLDQWVRSTLQNSLERYEDDLTRIEVHLRDENGAKPGPHDKRCQMEARPKGHQPISVTHTATSLDQAVDGAAAKLNHALEHFYGKLRSKRGALELSDPDA encoded by the coding sequence ATGCAAATCCAGGTCAACAGCAGCAACCATTTCGAAGGCAATGCCCGGCTCGACCAGTGGGTCCGCAGCACACTGCAGAACTCGCTGGAACGTTACGAGGACGACCTCACCCGCATCGAGGTTCACCTGCGCGACGAGAACGGCGCCAAGCCCGGACCGCATGACAAACGCTGCCAGATGGAGGCTCGCCCCAAAGGCCATCAACCGATTTCGGTGACCCACACCGCCACTTCGCTGGACCAGGCGGTCGACGGTGCCGCCGCCAAGCTCAACCACGCGCTGGAACACTTCTACGGCAAACTGCGCAGCAAGCGCGGCGCCCTGGAGCTGAGTGATCCGGACGCCTGA
- a CDS encoding DUF3077 domain-containing protein — protein MTTEDTQFTVGKTTFFQGENGTHPLFRIEPGIPCRDAREQSSELMGYVRELTITGLMDEKPMMIWAAHYLSAMAKALMDDAELGMKQ, from the coding sequence ATGACCACAGAAGACACCCAATTCACCGTCGGCAAAACCACCTTCTTCCAAGGTGAAAACGGCACCCACCCACTCTTCCGCATCGAGCCAGGCATCCCTTGCCGGGACGCCCGCGAGCAGTCCTCAGAGCTGATGGGCTATGTACGCGAACTGACCATCACCGGCCTGATGGACGAGAAACCGATGATGATCTGGGCTGCGCACTACTTGAGCGCGATGGCCAAGGCGCTGATGGATGATGCTGAGTTGGGCATGAAGCAGTAA
- a CDS encoding PepSY-associated TM helix domain-containing protein, translated as MKEGFRQAMAWLHTWTGLIFGWLLFAIFLTGTLSYFKEEITHWSQPEVRSHALDPIHSLEVAQRYLQDNAGHSGTWLIRMPNAREAALSVGYRDPNGGPRGFASKTLDTQTGQPVEARDSRGGEFFYRFHFQLQMPHPFGRWLSTFCAFIMLLGLVTGIITHKKIFKEFFTFRPGKGQRSWLDGHNAIGVLVLPFHLMISYSSLVLFMYLVMPAGIMASYGNDTGKYFNDLFGRNDAPKAAQVAAPLVPLPSLYAKVQDLQPGARIGRIQVDNAGDSNARVTFTQSAADHVAYRRSANWTFDGASGALLSQGKPESGAMMTAFSFAGLHMGNFARPWLRWLYFFFGVAGTAVIGTGLVMWLGKRQLKHARSERLPGGLRLVEVLNIASMSGLLLAVAGFFWANRLIPMGVEGRADWEVNAFFITWGLSLVHAVLRSGRRAWGEQLVLGALAFALLPLLNGLTTGQGLNHSLQAGDWAMAGFDLTALGTGLFLAWLAGKMLRSPKPVAKRAPRAAKKPSTETAEAS; from the coding sequence ATGAAAGAAGGCTTCCGCCAGGCCATGGCCTGGCTGCACACCTGGACCGGACTGATCTTCGGCTGGCTGTTGTTCGCCATCTTCCTCACCGGCACGCTGTCGTATTTCAAGGAAGAAATTACCCACTGGTCGCAGCCCGAAGTGCGCAGCCATGCACTGGACCCAATCCATAGCCTGGAGGTGGCCCAGCGTTACCTGCAGGATAACGCCGGGCACTCGGGCACCTGGCTGATCCGCATGCCCAACGCACGCGAGGCCGCCTTGAGCGTGGGCTATCGCGACCCCAATGGCGGGCCGCGCGGCTTCGCCAGCAAGACACTCGATACCCAGACCGGCCAGCCGGTCGAGGCACGCGACAGTCGCGGTGGCGAGTTCTTCTACCGCTTCCACTTCCAGTTGCAGATGCCTCACCCCTTCGGCCGCTGGCTGTCGACGTTCTGTGCCTTCATCATGCTGCTGGGCCTGGTCACCGGCATCATCACCCACAAGAAGATCTTCAAGGAGTTCTTCACCTTCCGCCCCGGCAAGGGCCAGCGCTCCTGGCTGGACGGGCACAACGCCATCGGCGTGCTGGTGCTGCCGTTCCATCTGATGATCAGCTACAGCAGCCTGGTGCTGTTCATGTACCTGGTGATGCCGGCCGGCATCATGGCCAGCTACGGCAATGACACCGGCAAGTACTTCAACGACCTGTTCGGCCGTAACGATGCGCCCAAGGCGGCCCAGGTGGCCGCGCCGCTGGTACCGTTGCCGAGCCTGTATGCCAAGGTGCAGGACCTGCAACCGGGCGCGCGTATCGGCCGTATCCAGGTGGACAATGCCGGCGACAGCAATGCCCGCGTCACCTTCACCCAGTCTGCGGCCGACCATGTGGCCTATCGGCGCAGCGCCAACTGGACCTTCGATGGTGCCAGTGGTGCGCTGCTGAGCCAGGGCAAGCCGGAGAGCGGGGCGATGATGACCGCCTTCAGCTTTGCCGGCCTGCACATGGGCAACTTCGCCAGGCCCTGGCTGCGCTGGCTGTACTTCTTCTTTGGCGTGGCCGGTACTGCGGTGATCGGTACCGGGTTGGTGATGTGGCTGGGCAAGCGCCAGCTCAAGCATGCCAGGAGCGAACGGCTGCCGGGTGGACTGCGCCTGGTCGAAGTGCTCAATATCGCCAGCATGAGCGGCCTGCTGCTGGCCGTGGCGGGCTTCTTCTGGGCCAACCGCCTGATCCCCATGGGCGTCGAAGGCCGGGCCGACTGGGAGGTCAATGCCTTTTTCATCACCTGGGGCCTTTCGCTGGTGCATGCCGTGCTGCGCAGCGGGCGCCGGGCCTGGGGCGAGCAACTGGTACTCGGCGCGCTGGCCTTCGCCTTGCTGCCGCTGCTCAATGGCCTGACCACCGGCCAGGGCTTGAACCATTCGCTGCAGGCGGGTGACTGGGCCATGGCCGGCTTCGACCTGACCGCGCTAGGCACCGGCCTGTTCCTGGCCTGGCTGGCCGGCAAGATGTTGCGCAGCCCCAAGCCAGTGGCCAAGCGCGCCCCTCGTGCAGCAAAAAAACCGAGCACTGAAACGGCGGAGGCAAGCTGA
- a CDS encoding DUF3649 domain-containing protein produces the protein MTRKTAGLSLSYRMAVTSRSLAALLGGYLLASMASVCIALVAPLPQVDATLTGLLLSFVFYLLAFIWCFACRSALRAWLGVLAPSVLLGVISGLAYWMKTP, from the coding sequence ATGACGCGCAAAACCGCCGGCCTCTCGCTCAGCTATCGCATGGCCGTGACCTCACGCAGCCTGGCCGCGCTGCTGGGCGGCTACCTGCTGGCGTCCATGGCCAGCGTCTGTATTGCCCTGGTAGCGCCACTGCCACAGGTCGATGCCACGCTCACCGGCCTGCTGCTGTCATTCGTCTTCTACCTGCTGGCGTTCATCTGGTGCTTCGCCTGCCGCAGCGCTTTGCGCGCCTGGCTGGGCGTGCTGGCGCCAAGCGTGCTGCTGGGGGTGATCAGCGGGTTGGCCTACTGGATGAAAACCCCATGA
- a CDS encoding phosphate-starvation-inducible protein PsiE: protein MNIKWAEKLRKGLHGSADSLGNLCVEAFHYLALFGIGAITAYAAVMTFMDMLGKGGVSVDDILLLFIYLELGAMVGIYFKTNHMPIRFLLYVAITALTRLLIGDVSHHKAPDAGLLYVCGGILLLAFAILVVRYASYRYPSTKALDASGKEVEEGK, encoded by the coding sequence GTGAACATCAAATGGGCAGAAAAGCTGCGCAAGGGCCTGCACGGCTCGGCCGACTCGCTGGGCAACCTGTGCGTCGAGGCATTCCATTACCTGGCACTGTTCGGCATCGGCGCGATCACCGCCTATGCGGCGGTGATGACGTTCATGGACATGCTCGGCAAGGGTGGGGTCAGTGTCGATGACATCCTGCTGCTGTTCATCTACCTGGAACTGGGGGCGATGGTCGGTATCTACTTCAAGACCAACCACATGCCGATCCGCTTCCTGCTGTACGTGGCCATCACTGCGCTGACCCGCCTGCTGATCGGCGACGTCTCGCACCACAAGGCGCCGGACGCAGGGCTGTTGTACGTGTGCGGTGGCATCCTGTTGCTGGCGTTCGCGATCCTGGTGGTGCGCTACGCCTCTTACCGCTACCCCTCGACCAAGGCGCTGGATGCCAGCGGCAAGGAAGTGGAGGAGGGCAAGTAG
- a CDS encoding DUF3509 domain-containing protein: protein MSNPFERISAAFAPEYRVNLSIANLDGSIMLTLSDDAGVVAKRLITQAQRNDPVRLQRVIDSIRLGLAIELSQNPMQVLAALTRDARHEPRHFMAN from the coding sequence ATGAGCAACCCATTCGAACGAATCAGTGCTGCATTCGCCCCCGAATACCGGGTCAACCTGAGTATTGCAAACCTCGACGGCAGCATCATGCTGACCCTGTCCGACGACGCCGGCGTGGTCGCCAAGCGCCTCATCACCCAGGCCCAGCGCAATGACCCGGTGCGCCTGCAGCGGGTAATCGACAGCATCCGCCTGGGCCTGGCCATCGAACTCAGCCAGAACCCCATGCAGGTGCTGGCCGCATTGACCCGCGATGCACGCCACGAGCCGCGCCACTTCATGGCCAACTGA
- a CDS encoding FecR family protein encodes MSRLPQITEAQSRAALQWLSRINEQPAQAEGAAFKRWLLADPGHRAAYEQAQALWQRSAIPAARLADEEHEGLQRYLDAMARPPATRRWRVGAIAVAACLVLAFGVAGGWHPGYWLQDLRADYSSTGQVRQVTLADQSQVTLDAGSAIAVDFAHGERRVRLLHGAAFFQVSHTGEPFVVEAGGGEVRVLGTQFEVREQDDGAHVTVRSGRVAVSPAPGAISRELTANQQVAYAAGRVGDTQAVDSDNRLAWRQGWLNYYQVPLAQVVEDLGRYYPGRILLLDGELGQRKVSGSFPVAEPLLALDSLGKVMGFSRQTVLGRLTLVR; translated from the coding sequence ATGAGCCGTTTACCGCAGATCACCGAGGCGCAGTCCCGGGCCGCGCTGCAATGGCTCAGCCGAATCAACGAGCAGCCCGCGCAGGCCGAGGGGGCGGCGTTCAAGCGTTGGTTGTTGGCCGACCCCGGGCATCGCGCAGCCTACGAACAGGCCCAGGCGCTGTGGCAGAGAAGTGCCATCCCGGCGGCGCGCCTGGCTGATGAAGAGCATGAAGGCCTGCAGCGCTACCTGGATGCCATGGCCAGGCCACCGGCCACGCGCCGGTGGCGGGTCGGGGCGATTGCAGTGGCGGCCTGCCTGGTACTGGCCTTTGGTGTCGCCGGTGGTTGGCACCCGGGATACTGGTTGCAGGACCTGCGAGCCGACTACAGCAGCACCGGGCAAGTTCGCCAGGTAACGTTGGCTGACCAGTCACAAGTGACGCTGGATGCGGGTAGTGCGATTGCGGTGGATTTCGCCCACGGCGAGCGTCGTGTGCGGCTGTTACATGGCGCGGCGTTCTTTCAGGTCTCGCATACCGGCGAGCCGTTCGTGGTCGAAGCAGGTGGTGGCGAGGTGCGGGTGCTCGGCACCCAGTTCGAAGTGCGCGAGCAGGACGATGGTGCCCACGTCACGGTACGCAGCGGGCGGGTGGCGGTGAGCCCGGCACCGGGCGCCATATCGCGTGAACTGACGGCCAACCAACAGGTGGCCTACGCTGCCGGTCGGGTGGGCGATACCCAGGCAGTGGACAGCGACAACCGCCTGGCCTGGCGACAGGGCTGGCTGAATTACTACCAGGTGCCGCTGGCACAGGTGGTCGAGGACCTGGGGCGCTATTACCCGGGGCGCATCCTGTTGCTCGATGGTGAGCTGGGGCAGCGCAAGGTCAGTGGTAGTTTCCCGGTGGCCGAGCCGTTGCTGGCGCTGGATTCGCTGGGCAAGGTAATGGGCTTTTCGCGGCAGACTGTGCTGGGGCGGTTGACCCTGGTCCGGTAG
- a CDS encoding DUF3325 domain-containing protein produces the protein MLGNALIAFAGFVALCLAMEKHFTDLLGRKPRPGQLRLLRSAGWLLLVLSLLLSVHLRGMAHGLVEWTAVLMAGVTLWVFGLPYQPRLLLGLAAASVVLGPLLAVFAE, from the coding sequence ATGCTGGGTAATGCACTGATCGCCTTCGCAGGCTTCGTTGCCCTGTGCCTGGCCATGGAGAAACATTTCACCGACCTGCTCGGGCGCAAGCCGCGCCCGGGGCAGTTGCGCCTGTTGCGCAGCGCCGGCTGGCTGCTGCTGGTGCTTTCGCTGCTGCTCAGCGTGCACCTGCGCGGCATGGCCCATGGCCTGGTGGAGTGGACTGCAGTGCTGATGGCCGGGGTGACCCTGTGGGTGTTCGGCCTGCCATACCAGCCCCGCCTGCTGCTGGGCCTGGCGGCCGCCAGCGTGGTGCTGGGGCCGTTGCTGGCCGTGTTCGCCGAGTGA
- a CDS encoding SirB1 family protein, which yields MKPRQACLACLEREPVALLEAALWIAAEHDPSVEPAASLAKLHDLQREISANLPMLPLCELAQPLLRQLTALGFQQDEYHPLRPHAAMMDKVLQRRRGQPLTLAILALELAWRLSIPLEGVGFPGHFLLRVPGADHLLDPCGGRRLYPNDCRELLARQFGPQVALTAEHMRSASPQQMLQRLSRNLRQLHMSNDDHLAALIDAERVMQLGPVQVSDYVTRASLYQHLDCPQAERFDLEHALLLTEDPVQRLKLSERIGKLPAANRSIH from the coding sequence ATGAAGCCACGTCAAGCCTGCCTGGCCTGCCTGGAACGCGAGCCCGTCGCCCTGCTGGAAGCCGCATTGTGGATTGCCGCCGAGCACGACCCCAGCGTCGAGCCCGCGGCCAGCCTTGCCAAGCTGCATGACCTGCAGCGCGAGATCAGCGCCAACCTGCCGATGCTGCCGCTGTGCGAACTGGCCCAGCCACTGCTGCGCCAACTCACTGCCCTGGGCTTCCAGCAGGATGAATACCACCCGCTGCGCCCGCATGCCGCGATGATGGACAAGGTGCTGCAGCGCCGCCGTGGCCAACCGCTGACCCTGGCCATCCTCGCCCTGGAACTGGCCTGGCGCCTCTCCATCCCCCTTGAGGGCGTCGGCTTCCCCGGCCATTTCCTGCTGCGCGTACCAGGTGCCGATCACCTGCTCGACCCCTGTGGTGGCCGGCGCCTGTACCCTAACGATTGCCGTGAGCTGCTGGCGCGCCAGTTCGGCCCGCAGGTAGCGCTGACTGCCGAGCACATGCGCAGCGCCAGCCCGCAGCAGATGCTGCAACGCCTTTCGCGCAACCTGCGCCAGTTGCACATGAGCAACGACGACCACCTGGCGGCGCTGATCGATGCCGAGCGAGTCATGCAACTGGGGCCGGTACAGGTCAGCGACTACGTGACCCGTGCCTCGCTCTACCAGCACCTGGATTGCCCGCAGGCCGAGCGCTTCGACCTGGAGCATGCGTTACTGCTGACGGAAGACCCGGTCCAGCGCCTGAAGCTGTCCGAACGTATCGGCAAGCTTCCGGCGGCGAACCGTTCCATTCACTGA
- a CDS encoding Leu/Phe/Val dehydrogenase — MFALMQSTRTQSLHLFTHPPTGLKAVVVIHSEQLGPAMGGCRYLPYADDESAMTDAIRLAQGMSYKAALAGLPLGGGKAVIMRNPHVENRAALFEAFGRFIDTLQGRFIIAVDSGTSTLDMDCIAQSTPHVTSTTASGDPSPHAAMGVFAGIRATTSFRLGSDDLQGLRVAVQGLGNVGYALAEQLHAAGADLLVSDLDPGRVRLAVEQFNAHPVTNDALISTPCDIFAPCGVGPVLNGQSVMQLRCAAVAGAANNQLTTLQVADQLESRGILYAPDYVINAGGLIYVALKHRGEDLGTITAHLARIPSRLTEVFGHAQAEKRSPARVAQMLAERLLYG; from the coding sequence ATGTTCGCGCTGATGCAAAGCACCCGTACCCAGTCGTTGCACTTGTTCACCCACCCGCCCACCGGCCTGAAGGCCGTGGTGGTGATCCACAGCGAGCAGCTGGGCCCGGCCATGGGCGGCTGCCGCTACCTGCCTTACGCCGATGATGAAAGCGCCATGACCGACGCCATTCGCCTGGCCCAGGGCATGAGCTACAAGGCGGCGCTGGCCGGCCTGCCACTGGGGGGCGGCAAGGCGGTGATCATGCGCAACCCGCATGTGGAAAACCGTGCTGCGCTGTTCGAGGCCTTTGGCCGCTTCATCGACACCTTGCAAGGGCGCTTCATCATCGCCGTGGACAGTGGCACCTCGACCCTGGACATGGACTGCATTGCCCAGAGTACTCCGCATGTGACCAGCACCACGGCCTCGGGTGACCCCTCACCGCATGCGGCGATGGGGGTTTTTGCCGGCATTCGTGCGACCACTTCGTTCCGCCTTGGCAGTGATGACCTGCAAGGGCTGCGGGTGGCGGTGCAAGGGCTGGGCAATGTCGGTTATGCGCTGGCGGAGCAACTGCATGCGGCGGGTGCGGACCTGCTGGTGAGTGATCTGGACCCTGGGCGGGTGCGGCTGGCGGTGGAGCAGTTCAATGCCCATCCGGTGACCAACGATGCGTTGATCAGCACCCCTTGCGACATCTTTGCCCCTTGCGGCGTGGGGCCGGTGTTGAACGGGCAGAGCGTGATGCAGTTGCGTTGCGCGGCAGTGGCGGGGGCGGCGAACAACCAGTTGACCACCTTGCAGGTAGCCGACCAGCTGGAGTCGCGCGGGATACTGTATGCACCCGACTACGTGATCAATGCCGGTGGGTTGATCTATGTGGCGCTCAAGCATCGTGGCGAAGACCTGGGCACCATCACTGCGCACCTGGCGCGGATACCTTCGCGGCTGACCGAAGTGTTTGGCCATGCGCAGGCAGAGAAGCGCTCGCCGGCACGGGTGGCGCAGATGCTGGCGGAGCGGTTGCTCTACGGCTGA
- a CDS encoding helix-turn-helix domain-containing protein: MTPLTQLQVFNAMHASPHARLELSAHLGDGLAAALWSNRDDARDYQAPSHHTLSCYIADGTGTFRRQRPGDKGAPDKLCVMPAGHESNWVVNGAIRLAHLYVSEAQFALGCVRLLDREPRELQLQEATFLDDPQQATRFRQLITLDWDEPGERLLASSLAHEIVDHALLSQVGLRQGLRLKGGLAPNLRRQLVDYIEAHLDQPITLGELALRCNLSEYHFARMFRASFGLPPHQYLLARRLHRACQLLRLGGMPLGEIALLCGFASASHFSNRFRQAVGATPGEYRLAFNS, from the coding sequence ATGACCCCACTCACCCAGCTGCAAGTGTTCAACGCCATGCACGCCTCGCCCCACGCCCGGCTGGAGCTGAGCGCGCACCTGGGCGACGGGCTGGCAGCGGCGTTGTGGAGCAACCGCGATGATGCCCGCGACTACCAGGCACCGAGCCATCACACCCTGTCGTGCTACATCGCCGACGGCACTGGCACCTTCCGCCGCCAGCGCCCGGGCGACAAAGGGGCGCCCGACAAGCTGTGCGTGATGCCGGCCGGGCACGAGTCGAACTGGGTGGTCAATGGCGCGATCCGCCTGGCACACCTGTATGTCAGCGAGGCGCAATTCGCCCTGGGCTGCGTGCGCCTGCTCGACCGTGAACCGCGTGAGCTGCAACTGCAGGAAGCGACCTTTCTCGATGACCCGCAACAAGCCACGCGCTTTCGCCAGCTGATAACCCTGGACTGGGATGAACCTGGCGAACGCCTGCTGGCCAGCAGCCTTGCACACGAGATCGTCGACCATGCGCTGCTCAGCCAGGTCGGGCTGCGCCAGGGCCTGCGCCTGAAAGGCGGGCTGGCACCGAACCTGCGCCGGCAGCTGGTCGACTACATCGAAGCGCACCTCGACCAGCCCATCACCCTGGGTGAACTGGCCTTGCGCTGCAACCTGTCCGAATACCACTTTGCCCGCATGTTCCGCGCCAGTTTCGGGCTGCCGCCGCACCAGTACCTGCTGGCCCGGCGGCTGCATCGGGCCTGCCAGCTGTTGCGGCTGGGGGGGATGCCGTTGGGGGAGATTGCCCTGTTGTGCGGGTTTGCCAGTGCCAGCCATTTCAGCAACCGGTTCCGCCAGGCGGTCGGTGCAACACCGGGCGAATACCGTTTAGCCTTCAATTCGTGA
- a CDS encoding TonB-dependent siderophore receptor: protein MKFTPRCVPLWLGLSVLPALAVAPLACAAEQQQAYAFAQPAQPLVQALSAFSRTTGQSVVYTLELPGVQAPALNGRFSAEQALQQLLGTTGLAWRRVDARTLTLEAVDTSGALNLQATTVTSQLDDYSYQPPATASIMRGQGPSQDIPQAINVVPAQVIRDQAPRNLDDALANVSGITQGNNFGGTSDTVMKRGFGDNRDGSIMRDGMPVVQGRNLSASTERVEVLKGPASLLYGIQDPGGVINVVSKRPQLEQYNALTVRGSTYGSGKNGSGGGLDSTGALGDSNFAYRLIVDHEDEDYWRNYGVHRESLVAPSLAWLGEDTQVVLAYEHREFLSPFDRGTAFGNNGHPLDIPATRRLDEPFNDMEGRSDLYRLEVDHQLADDWKLHFGYSFNRETYDASQVRVTGVNEESGTLARSIDGTHNAMSRDQFATLSLAGNVELAGMQNDLLFGVDHEDRKIFRGDLIRQTARSTFSYVSPVYGQEVEGTQVGAKESDQTDKLRTDSLFFQDALHLDDHWILVAGARFQQYDQLAGRGRPFLVNTDTSGQSWVPHAGVVYKVDEQLSLYASYSESFKPNSTIAPLSIGGGLTQTLDGSFAPEEGKSWELGAKLDMPGRVTGTLALFDITKRNVLVSNFDTSTRETVYSNAGEVSSRGVELDLTGQLSERWSLIGSYAFTDAQVTKDPDLKGNRLQNVARHSGSLSAVYDYGSLFGGDRLRIGAGARYVGERAGNPTNTFDLPSYTVADAFASYETRLDEHKVLLQLNVKNLFDKVYYSSAVNQYFVAIGDARQVSLSSTFEF, encoded by the coding sequence ATGAAGTTCACCCCGCGTTGTGTCCCCCTCTGGCTAGGCCTTTCCGTGCTCCCGGCACTCGCTGTCGCCCCCCTGGCCTGCGCCGCCGAGCAACAGCAGGCGTACGCCTTTGCCCAGCCGGCGCAACCCCTGGTCCAGGCACTCAGCGCCTTCAGCCGCACCACCGGCCAGAGCGTGGTCTACACCCTGGAACTGCCCGGCGTGCAGGCGCCGGCGCTGAACGGCAGGTTCAGCGCCGAGCAGGCCCTGCAACAGCTGCTGGGCACTACCGGGCTGGCCTGGCGCCGCGTCGATGCACGCACCCTCACCCTTGAGGCGGTGGACACCTCCGGCGCCCTCAACCTGCAGGCCACCACCGTGACCTCGCAACTGGACGACTACAGCTACCAGCCCCCGGCTACCGCCTCGATCATGCGCGGGCAGGGCCCGAGCCAGGACATCCCCCAGGCAATCAATGTGGTACCGGCCCAGGTCATCCGTGACCAGGCCCCGCGCAACCTCGACGACGCCCTGGCCAACGTCAGCGGCATCACCCAGGGCAACAACTTCGGCGGTACCTCCGACACGGTGATGAAGCGCGGCTTCGGCGACAACCGCGACGGCTCGATCATGCGCGATGGCATGCCCGTCGTGCAGGGCCGCAACCTCAGCGCCAGCACCGAGCGGGTCGAAGTGCTCAAGGGCCCGGCCTCGCTGCTGTACGGCATCCAGGACCCGGGCGGGGTGATCAACGTGGTCAGCAAGCGCCCGCAACTCGAGCAGTACAACGCCCTGACCGTGCGCGGGTCCACCTACGGCAGCGGCAAGAACGGCAGCGGCGGCGGGCTCGACAGCACCGGTGCGCTGGGCGACAGCAACTTCGCCTATCGCCTGATCGTCGATCACGAGGATGAGGACTACTGGCGCAACTACGGCGTGCACCGCGAATCGCTGGTGGCGCCGTCGCTGGCCTGGCTGGGTGAAGATACCCAGGTGGTACTGGCCTACGAGCACCGCGAATTTCTCTCCCCCTTCGACCGTGGTACGGCGTTCGGCAACAACGGCCACCCGCTGGACATCCCGGCCACGCGGCGCCTTGACGAGCCGTTCAACGACATGGAGGGGCGTTCCGACCTGTACCGTCTGGAAGTCGACCACCAACTGGCCGATGACTGGAAGCTGCACTTCGGCTACAGCTTCAACCGCGAAACCTATGATGCCAGCCAGGTGCGGGTGACCGGCGTAAATGAAGAAAGCGGCACGCTGGCGCGCAGCATCGACGGCACCCACAACGCCATGAGCCGTGACCAGTTCGCCACGCTGAGCCTGGCCGGTAATGTGGAACTGGCCGGGATGCAGAACGACCTGCTGTTCGGTGTCGATCATGAGGACCGCAAGATCTTCCGCGGCGACCTGATCCGGCAGACGGCCCGATCCACCTTCAGCTATGTGAGCCCGGTCTACGGTCAGGAAGTGGAGGGCACCCAAGTCGGTGCCAAGGAGAGCGACCAGACCGACAAGCTGCGTACTGATTCGCTGTTCTTCCAGGATGCCCTGCACCTGGACGACCACTGGATCCTGGTGGCTGGCGCACGCTTCCAGCAATACGACCAGTTGGCCGGGCGCGGCCGGCCGTTCCTGGTCAACACCGACACCAGCGGCCAGAGCTGGGTACCGCATGCCGGTGTGGTCTACAAGGTCGATGAGCAGCTGTCGCTCTATGCCAGCTACAGCGAATCGTTCAAGCCCAACTCGACGATTGCACCCTTGAGCATTGGCGGTGGCCTTACCCAGACCCTCGACGGCAGCTTTGCCCCGGAGGAAGGCAAATCATGGGAGCTGGGCGCCAAACTCGACATGCCTGGCCGTGTCACGGGCACTCTGGCGTTGTTCGATATCACCAAGCGCAACGTGCTCGTTTCCAACTTTGACACCAGTACGCGCGAAACGGTGTACAGCAATGCCGGGGAGGTCAGCTCACGGGGCGTCGAGCTGGACCTGACCGGCCAGCTGAGTGAGCGCTGGAGCCTGATCGGCAGCTACGCCTTCACCGATGCGCAAGTGACCAAGGACCCGGACCTCAAGGGCAACCGCCTGCAAAACGTGGCCCGGCACAGTGGTTCGCTGTCGGCGGTGTATGACTATGGCAGCCTGTTCGGTGGCGATCGCCTGCGCATTGGCGCGGGGGCGCGGTACGTGGGCGAGCGCGCTGGCAACCCGACCAACACCTTCGACCTGCCGTCCTATACCGTGGCCGATGCCTTTGCCAGCTACGAGACCAGGCTCGACGAGCACAAGGTGCTGTTGCAGCTGAACGTGAAGAACCTGTTCGACAAGGTTTACTACAGCTCGGCGGTGAACCAGTACTTTGTGGCCATTGGCGATGCACGGCAGGTGAGCTTGTCCAGTACCTTCGAGTTCTAG